One genomic window of Candidatus Methylacidiphilales bacterium includes the following:
- the ubiA gene encoding putative 4-hydroxybenzoate polyprenyltransferase, whose protein sequence is MILRLLTLIKFSHSLFALPFALSSMLLASGGWPRGWVGLWIVLCMIFARTAAMAFNRWADWHLDQANPRTANRAKLATRRQLAVLFSVSVVLFIACAAAINLLCFVLSPLAVMIFCVYSLMKRFSSASHLVLGLALSCAPIGAWIAVEGHAWDPLPWLIGATVIFWVAGFDIIYATQDIESDRALKLHSIPARFGWQRSLWIARVLHLMAWLIGLLVGLNGDFHEAYYGIWTAVGIVLIAQHYWAQNRTPASIQRAFFYCNIIISHLFLAATILEVWILS, encoded by the coding sequence GTGATTCTTCGACTTTTAACTCTGATAAAATTTAGTCACTCTCTTTTTGCTCTTCCTTTCGCTTTATCATCAATGCTCTTGGCAAGTGGCGGATGGCCTAGGGGCTGGGTCGGCCTGTGGATTGTGCTGTGCATGATTTTTGCGCGCACTGCGGCCATGGCTTTCAACCGTTGGGCCGATTGGCATCTAGATCAAGCCAATCCCCGAACAGCTAATCGAGCAAAGCTTGCTACGCGAAGACAACTTGCAGTCCTCTTCAGCGTCAGTGTCGTTCTTTTTATCGCTTGTGCTGCGGCAATTAACCTACTTTGCTTTGTGCTAAGTCCACTGGCTGTGATGATTTTTTGTGTCTACTCGTTGATGAAACGTTTTTCATCTGCGAGTCATCTCGTTCTTGGTTTAGCATTGTCTTGCGCGCCGATCGGCGCGTGGATTGCAGTCGAAGGGCATGCGTGGGATCCGCTTCCATGGCTGATCGGAGCAACAGTGATCTTCTGGGTTGCTGGTTTTGATATTATCTACGCCACCCAGGATATCGAGAGTGATCGAGCTTTGAAACTGCATTCCATACCGGCACGGTTCGGCTGGCAGAGGAGTCTATGGATTGCGCGAGTTTTGCATCTAATGGCATGGCTGATTGGGTTACTGGTCGGGTTGAACGGCGATTTTCATGAAGCATATTATGGGATATGGACTGCAGTAGGGATAGTGCTCATCGCTCAGCATTATTGGGCACAAAACAGAACGCCAGCATCTATCCAACGCGCTTTTTTCTACTGCAACATCATCATCAGCCACCTGTTTCTCGCGGCGACAATCCTTGAAGTATGGATTCTCTCTTGA
- the mqnE gene encoding aminofutalosine synthase MqnE produces the protein MDSLLKQIGLHEIYWKVLEGSRLSEEDALKLYRCPNLPALSYLATIARRRLNGDSATYVLNRYINYSNVCILSCQFCAFARKKNAPGAFTFEIEEIIQQAREAYEHGVREVHIVGGLHPNLPWDYYTKMIRGIKASCPEMWIKAFTAIEIRHLADRIARKPVSEVLSELKDCGLGSLTGGGAEIFDATVRDQICRGKESAEEWLEVHRLWHQMGGRSTCTMLYGHVETLQHRVDHLRRLRDLQDETGGFTAFIPFAFESENNALSHIKRCTAVEDLRNIAVARLYLDNIRHITAYWISLGLPLAQIALYYGADDLHGTITVERIFHMAGARTPQEQTAEELRQAILEAGFRPVRRDTWYQPVEVEVPG, from the coding sequence ATGGATTCTCTCTTGAAGCAAATCGGCCTTCATGAAATCTACTGGAAAGTCCTTGAAGGATCTCGGCTTAGTGAGGAAGACGCATTGAAACTCTATCGTTGTCCCAACCTTCCTGCGCTGAGCTATCTCGCTACGATAGCACGCCGCCGTCTGAATGGTGACTCAGCGACTTATGTGCTGAATCGCTACATCAACTATTCGAATGTATGCATTTTGTCCTGCCAGTTTTGTGCATTTGCACGGAAGAAAAATGCTCCAGGAGCTTTCACTTTTGAAATTGAGGAAATTATTCAACAAGCTCGCGAGGCTTATGAACACGGGGTCCGCGAAGTGCACATTGTCGGAGGATTACACCCAAACTTGCCTTGGGATTACTATACGAAGATGATTCGCGGGATAAAAGCCAGTTGTCCAGAGATGTGGATCAAGGCCTTTACAGCGATCGAAATCCGACATCTTGCAGATCGCATTGCTCGAAAACCGGTGAGCGAAGTCCTGAGCGAATTAAAAGATTGTGGCTTAGGTTCATTAACAGGAGGTGGAGCAGAAATTTTTGATGCAACAGTGCGTGATCAGATTTGTAGAGGAAAAGAGAGTGCAGAGGAGTGGCTGGAGGTGCATCGGCTTTGGCATCAAATGGGAGGCCGAAGCACATGCACAATGCTATACGGGCATGTGGAGACCCTGCAGCATCGTGTTGATCATTTACGGCGGCTGCGTGACTTGCAAGACGAGACAGGAGGCTTTACGGCATTCATACCTTTTGCGTTTGAATCCGAAAATAACGCTCTTTCACACATCAAACGATGCACTGCAGTCGAAGATTTGCGGAATATTGCCGTGGCTCGCCTATATCTCGACAATATCCGCCACATCACAGCTTACTGGATCAGCTTAGGATTGCCGTTGGCACAGATCGCTCTCTATTATGGCGCAGATGATTTGCATGGCACGATAACGGTCGAGCGGATCTTTCACATGGCCGGTGCTAGGACGCCACAGGAGCAGACCGCGGAAGAGTTGCGCCAAGCAATTCTGGAAGCTGGTTTTAGGCCTGTGCGGAGGGATACGTGGTATCAACCCGTCGAAGTCGAAGTGCCGGGTTGA